In Catellicoccus marimammalium M35/04/3, the following proteins share a genomic window:
- the priA gene encoding primosomal protein N' has protein sequence MKIAQIIVDMPLQQTNTPYDYLIPQAWEERLHPGMSVVVPFGRQNRKKQGFIVGIKEATEINPKWKTIIEYDDQIWLTPELLSIAQFLMEETCAFYIRCLQVMLPPLAKRRFKRCYQIQVENEETCTFFAKKKEWWVGKNEPTEEKQLQSWVKKGWVTIVEEEQKKGAKEKLVWFGKRLASLERLEEEQAKTRKNAVRWQEVLEMIKHLSNKDWQPLSTKIAQAQWQKAEEKGFIVRTQQAVSRLQKEEGTTSKPLSLTEEQKRAKEAILVSNQKQEHTTFLLEGVTGSGKTEVYMQVIEEVLKQGQTALLLVPEIALTSQIVQRFYARFGKKVGVLHSGLSAGEKYDEWRSIQKGEVSIVIGTRSAIFAPLEKIGVIIIDEEHESSYKQEEMPRYHAIEVAKFRAKYHHCPVVLGSATPSLESRARAEKGRYQLLRLTTRPQTQSLPSVQLLDMRTCEKHPTCFHFSLNLLNQIYYCLERKEQVILLLNRRGYASFLQCSSCGEVMQCPNCDISLTYHANDQALKCHYCGHEAPVPQECPHCHQKTMMHHGMGTQQVEEQIHQLFPSARILRMDVDTTRQKGSIQQKLKAFSEQKADILIGTQMIAKGLDFPNVTLVGVLNADTALYFPDFRASERCFQLLTQVSGRAGRGEKEGKVIIQTYNPEHYAIQCAVQQDYESFFKKEMYYRHLGNYSPYYYTVAITVKSEESHLAYKYAKIIKEQLVQQVETTTFIIGPTMEPLIRMKKQYYYQIIVKYKKEPQLLMYLKELLESLQMAEREKVYIMIDKEPLHLL, from the coding sequence ATGAAGATAGCACAAATCATCGTAGATATGCCTTTACAACAAACAAATACTCCTTATGATTATTTGATTCCTCAAGCATGGGAAGAACGATTACATCCAGGTATGAGTGTGGTTGTTCCTTTTGGTCGACAAAATCGAAAAAAACAAGGGTTTATTGTTGGCATCAAAGAGGCCACAGAAATAAATCCCAAATGGAAAACCATCATTGAATATGATGATCAAATTTGGTTAACGCCAGAACTTTTATCTATCGCTCAATTTTTGATGGAAGAGACTTGTGCTTTTTATATTCGCTGTCTACAAGTGATGTTACCTCCATTAGCGAAACGAAGATTTAAGCGTTGCTACCAAATTCAAGTGGAAAATGAAGAAACTTGTACTTTTTTTGCTAAGAAAAAAGAATGGTGGGTAGGCAAAAATGAACCAACAGAAGAAAAACAACTCCAATCTTGGGTGAAAAAAGGTTGGGTGACGATCGTTGAAGAAGAACAAAAAAAAGGAGCCAAAGAAAAACTCGTTTGGTTTGGAAAACGATTAGCTTCCCTTGAACGATTAGAAGAAGAACAAGCAAAAACAAGAAAAAACGCAGTTCGATGGCAAGAAGTATTAGAAATGATAAAGCATCTTTCTAACAAAGATTGGCAACCTCTTTCTACAAAAATTGCACAAGCTCAGTGGCAAAAGGCAGAAGAAAAAGGATTCATCGTTCGAACTCAACAAGCAGTCTCTCGGTTACAAAAAGAAGAAGGTACTACAAGTAAACCTTTGTCTTTAACAGAAGAACAAAAAAGAGCCAAAGAAGCAATTCTTGTTTCCAATCAAAAACAAGAACATACTACCTTCCTTTTAGAAGGAGTTACCGGAAGCGGAAAAACAGAAGTTTATATGCAAGTGATTGAAGAGGTGTTGAAACAAGGACAAACAGCCTTACTTTTAGTACCAGAAATTGCCTTAACTTCTCAAATTGTGCAGCGTTTTTATGCTCGTTTTGGTAAAAAAGTAGGCGTATTGCATAGTGGTTTGAGTGCTGGAGAAAAATATGATGAGTGGCGCTCGATTCAAAAAGGAGAAGTTTCTATTGTAATTGGAACTCGGTCGGCGATTTTTGCTCCATTAGAAAAGATAGGGGTCATCATCATTGATGAAGAGCATGAAAGTAGTTATAAACAAGAAGAGATGCCACGCTATCATGCAATAGAAGTGGCTAAGTTCCGTGCCAAATATCATCACTGTCCTGTAGTTTTAGGCAGTGCGACTCCTTCTTTGGAATCACGAGCGAGAGCAGAAAAAGGACGTTATCAACTATTGCGTTTAACGACACGTCCGCAAACACAATCTTTACCTAGCGTTCAATTATTAGATATGAGAACCTGTGAAAAGCATCCCACTTGTTTTCACTTTAGCTTGAATTTATTGAATCAAATTTATTACTGTCTAGAACGAAAAGAACAGGTGATTTTATTGCTAAATCGTCGCGGATATGCTTCTTTTTTACAATGTTCTAGTTGTGGGGAAGTGATGCAATGTCCAAACTGTGATATTTCTTTGACCTACCATGCTAATGATCAAGCTTTAAAATGTCATTACTGTGGCCATGAAGCTCCTGTTCCTCAAGAATGTCCGCATTGTCACCAAAAAACGATGATGCACCATGGAATGGGAACACAACAAGTGGAAGAACAAATACATCAGCTATTTCCTTCTGCTCGTATTTTGCGAATGGATGTGGATACAACACGACAAAAGGGAAGCATTCAACAGAAATTAAAAGCATTTTCAGAACAAAAAGCTGATATTTTAATTGGTACGCAAATGATTGCTAAAGGATTGGACTTTCCTAACGTAACCTTGGTAGGAGTATTAAATGCAGATACCGCTCTTTATTTTCCTGATTTTCGAGCGAGTGAACGTTGTTTTCAATTATTAACTCAAGTCAGTGGCCGAGCAGGAAGAGGAGAAAAAGAAGGAAAAGTGATTATCCAAACGTATAATCCTGAGCATTATGCCATTCAATGTGCTGTTCAACAAGATTATGAATCTTTTTTCAAAAAAGAAATGTATTATCGTCACTTAGGAAACTATTCTCCCTACTACTATACCGTAGCGATTACAGTTAAAAGTGAGGAATCACATCTTGCGTATAAGTATGCTAAAATAATAAAAGAGCAATTGGTTCAACAAGTCGAAACGACAACCTTTATTATTGGTCCAACAATGGAACCTTTAATTCGAATGAAAAAGCAATATTATTATCAAATCATTGTGAAATATAAAAAAGAACCACAATTGCTAATGTATTTGAAAGAATTATTAGAATCACTGCAAATGGCGGAACGAGAAAAAGTTTATATTATGATTGATAAAGAGCCATTGCATTTATTATAG
- a CDS encoding Stp1/IreP family PP2C-type Ser/Thr phosphatase: protein MEIQLGTDVGQRRKNNEDYAAYFYNEDGQLLVLLADGMGGHQAGDIASRSVVENLGALWKQTDALNVTQASDWLWAQIQLENKKIVDQWYEDENKYGMGTTIIALAVIRSHVVIAHVGDSRVYLLNEQGIQQITEDHSLINILLKNGEIDEEMAANHPKKNMLTSTVGMEGPMEIETCVHKKNSGYFLLCSDGLSSMLTPEEIYQCVMEEKDLSTAVQRLLLLANEAGGYDNITVALLDCEGKEEE from the coding sequence ATGGAAATTCAATTAGGAACAGATGTCGGTCAGCGGCGTAAAAATAATGAAGATTATGCTGCTTATTTTTATAATGAAGATGGACAACTACTTGTCTTATTAGCAGACGGTATGGGTGGCCACCAAGCAGGAGATATTGCGAGTCGTTCTGTGGTTGAAAATTTAGGAGCCTTATGGAAACAAACCGATGCCTTAAATGTCACTCAAGCTAGTGATTGGTTATGGGCACAAATTCAGTTAGAAAATAAAAAAATCGTCGACCAATGGTATGAAGACGAAAATAAATATGGCATGGGTACAACGATTATTGCTTTGGCAGTGATTCGCTCTCATGTAGTCATTGCCCATGTCGGAGATAGCCGAGTGTATTTATTAAATGAGCAAGGAATTCAACAAATTACAGAAGACCACTCTTTGATTAATATCCTGCTAAAAAATGGTGAAATTGATGAAGAAATGGCTGCGAACCATCCAAAGAAAAATATGTTAACAAGTACGGTTGGAATGGAAGGACCTATGGAAATCGAAACTTGTGTACATAAGAAAAATAGTGGGTACTTTTTATTATGTTCAGATGGGTTAAGTAGTATGCTAACCCCAGAAGAGATCTATCAATGTGTGATGGAAGAAAAAGACTTATCCACAGCAGTACAACGTTTACTTTTATTAGCCAATGAAGCAGGAGGCTATGATAATATTACGGTCGCATTATTAGATTGTGAAGGGAAGGAGGAAGAATAA
- the gmk gene encoding guanylate kinase, whose amino-acid sequence MTERGLLIVLSGPSGVGKGTVRKAIFEGDDHQFEYSVSMTTRKKREGEVEGVDYFFRTREEFEELIKKGEMLEYAEYVGNYYGTPLRYVEDTLNSGKDVFLEIEVQGAMHIKEKCPDAVFIFLTPPSLEELRQRIEGRGTDEPKIIDERMKVAVEEIQMMKNYDYAVINDEVPLAVKRIKDIISSEHYRVERVMKRYEKMIEEM is encoded by the coding sequence ATGACCGAACGAGGATTATTGATTGTTTTGTCTGGACCGTCTGGTGTTGGTAAAGGAACGGTAAGAAAGGCAATTTTTGAAGGTGATGATCATCAATTTGAGTACTCTGTTTCTATGACTACACGTAAAAAACGTGAAGGAGAAGTAGAGGGCGTAGATTATTTCTTCCGCACAAGAGAAGAATTTGAAGAGTTAATCAAAAAAGGGGAAATGCTAGAATATGCTGAATATGTAGGAAACTACTATGGTACCCCTTTACGTTATGTCGAAGATACATTAAATAGCGGAAAAGATGTCTTTTTAGAGATCGAAGTTCAAGGAGCGATGCATATTAAGGAAAAATGCCCAGATGCGGTATTTATTTTCTTAACTCCTCCTAGTTTAGAAGAGTTACGTCAACGCATTGAAGGTCGCGGTACAGATGAACCAAAAATTATTGACGAACGAATGAAAGTAGCGGTAGAAGAAATTCAAATGATGAAAAATTATGATTATGCGGTCATTAATGATGAAGTTCCTCTAGCGGTAAAACGAATTAAAGATATTATTTCTAGTGAACATTACCGAGTAGAACGAGTGATGAAACGCTATGAAAAGATGATAGAGGAGATGTAA
- the acpS gene encoding holo-ACP synthase, whose protein sequence is MIQGIGIDIVELKRMERNITQPRFIARVLTPNEQAQLENFPSEKRKLEYLAGRFACKEAYAKALGTGFTGVSFQELEILNDEKGAPQFTKHPFSGHAWVSLSHSDQWAVAQVILEK, encoded by the coding sequence ATGATACAAGGAATAGGAATTGATATTGTAGAATTAAAACGAATGGAACGAAATATAACGCAACCTCGTTTTATTGCTCGAGTTTTAACACCAAACGAGCAAGCACAATTAGAAAATTTTCCTAGTGAAAAAAGAAAACTAGAATATTTAGCAGGACGCTTTGCTTGTAAAGAAGCTTATGCTAAAGCCTTAGGAACAGGATTTACAGGAGTTTCTTTTCAAGAATTAGAAATTCTCAATGATGAAAAAGGAGCGCCACAGTTTACCAAGCATCCATTTTCAGGTCATGCTTGGGTTTCTTTATCTCATTCTGATCAATGGGCAGTAGCTCAAGTTATTTTAGAGAAATGA
- the rpoZ gene encoding DNA-directed RNA polymerase subunit omega produces the protein MMLKPSIDLLLDRVDSKYSLVILSAKRAHELDNHARKMLQHYESYKSVGKALEEIAAGDVTIYPNPELKREMVRRQEQEAEMMRQHEEEALEERVKLDSIFK, from the coding sequence ATGATGTTAAAACCATCCATCGATTTATTATTAGATCGAGTAGATTCAAAGTATTCTTTAGTAATTTTGTCAGCAAAACGTGCGCATGAATTAGATAATCATGCTCGTAAAATGTTACAACATTATGAATCTTATAAGAGTGTTGGGAAAGCTTTAGAAGAAATTGCGGCAGGAGATGTAACGATTTATCCTAACCCAGAATTGAAAAGAGAAATGGTTCGTCGTCAAGAGCAAGAAGCAGAAATGATGCGCCAACATGAAGAAGAAGCGTTAGAAGAACGTGTAAAATTAGATTCCATTTTTAAATAG
- the fmt gene encoding methionyl-tRNA formyltransferase, which translates to MTKIIFMGTPQFSVPILEGLIEKGYDVIGVVTQPDRPKGRKKVLTPSPVKEAALAHHLPIWQPEKISGSKEMEEIIAQKPDLIITAAFGQFLPERLLEAPTYGAINVHASLLPKYRGGAPVHYAIMEGEEKTGVTIMQMVKKMDAGDILSQAEITIGDSNVGEMFERLSLLGRDLLLDTLPLYLEGKITPQPQNEEEATYSPNITREQEKMDWHRPAKELAYQVQGMNPFPVAHTTKEGQRWKIWAAKAQDKTTDKAPGTILAIAKEGLEVACGKGTVLAITELQPAGKSKMDIQSFVNGMGRNMQVGETFDV; encoded by the coding sequence ATGACAAAAATTATTTTTATGGGAACACCACAATTCTCAGTCCCTATTTTAGAAGGATTGATTGAAAAAGGGTATGACGTCATTGGAGTAGTGACACAGCCGGATCGTCCAAAAGGTAGAAAAAAAGTATTAACTCCTTCTCCAGTGAAAGAAGCTGCGTTAGCACATCATTTACCTATTTGGCAACCAGAAAAAATTTCTGGCTCGAAAGAGATGGAAGAAATCATTGCTCAAAAACCAGATTTAATTATTACTGCTGCTTTTGGTCAATTTTTACCAGAGCGTTTATTAGAAGCACCAACTTATGGAGCGATTAATGTCCATGCTTCTTTATTACCAAAATATCGTGGGGGCGCTCCAGTCCATTATGCGATTATGGAAGGAGAAGAAAAAACAGGCGTTACGATTATGCAAATGGTGAAAAAAATGGATGCAGGAGACATTTTATCACAAGCTGAAATTACTATTGGAGATAGTAATGTAGGAGAAATGTTTGAACGCTTAAGTCTTTTAGGTCGAGATTTACTATTAGATACACTTCCTCTTTACTTAGAAGGAAAAATTACTCCTCAACCACAAAATGAAGAAGAAGCTACCTATTCACCAAATATTACAAGAGAACAAGAAAAAATGGATTGGCATCGTCCAGCCAAAGAATTAGCTTATCAAGTTCAAGGAATGAATCCTTTCCCTGTTGCTCATACGACAAAAGAGGGTCAACGTTGGAAAATTTGGGCTGCAAAAGCACAAGACAAAACAACAGATAAAGCACCTGGAACTATTTTAGCGATTGCCAAAGAAGGGCTAGAAGTGGCCTGTGGGAAGGGTACCGTTTTGGCGATTACGGAATTACAACCGGCAGGAAAAAGCAAAATGGATATTCAATCTTTTGTCAATGGAATGGGACGCAATATGCAAGTAGGAGAAACTTTTGATGTCTAA
- the rsmB gene encoding 16S rRNA (cytosine(967)-C(5))-methyltransferase RsmB: MSKKERKVSPELEKTVRYQALEILLRVRKNQAYSNLMIKKAKVEEKDRALLAELVYGTISRRYTLEYILSPFIQGKKVQDWVQELLLLALYQLLFLDRVPNHAVVDESVKIAKEKGNPGIGKFVNGVLRNLLRSDLKDPRAIQDPIERLSIMYSVPKDLVSLIVDQYGKKEAEDLLASLLTPSHASARLTKREDDREDCLETLKKEGFSVKESPVSPDGIIAATGHLAGSKAFKEGRITIQDESSMLVAPALQVEPQHQVLDACAAPGGKTGHIASYLDATQGGKVTALDIHQHKCELIEETAARLHVTDRVTAQTLDARKVGDTFAKESFDRILVDAPCSGLGLMRRKPDIKYSKSITDLSRLSTIQLQILNACAPCLKQGGIMVYSTCTINKEENEAVVTQFLKEHPEFTLIPVQGAESIPASVHPLGVTILPHQYHTDGFFISCLQKSK, encoded by the coding sequence ATGTCTAAAAAAGAACGAAAAGTAAGTCCAGAATTAGAAAAAACAGTACGTTATCAAGCGTTAGAAATTTTATTGCGTGTGCGTAAAAACCAAGCATACTCCAATTTAATGATTAAAAAGGCTAAAGTAGAAGAAAAAGATCGAGCACTATTAGCAGAATTGGTTTATGGGACGATTAGTCGTCGTTATACCTTAGAATATATTCTTTCTCCTTTCATTCAAGGAAAAAAGGTACAAGATTGGGTGCAAGAACTTTTACTTTTAGCACTGTATCAACTGCTATTTTTAGATCGAGTACCGAATCATGCGGTAGTGGATGAAAGTGTGAAAATTGCTAAAGAAAAAGGAAATCCAGGAATCGGTAAATTTGTAAATGGTGTGTTACGTAATCTCTTACGTAGTGATTTAAAAGATCCAAGAGCGATTCAAGATCCTATTGAACGTTTGAGCATTATGTATAGTGTACCTAAAGATTTAGTTTCTTTGATTGTAGATCAATATGGGAAAAAAGAAGCAGAAGATTTATTGGCTTCCTTACTTACTCCAAGTCATGCCAGTGCTCGTTTAACAAAACGTGAAGATGATAGAGAAGATTGCTTAGAAACTTTGAAAAAAGAAGGATTTTCAGTTAAAGAAAGTCCAGTTTCTCCTGATGGCATTATTGCTGCGACTGGACATTTAGCAGGAAGTAAGGCTTTTAAAGAAGGAAGGATTACGATTCAAGACGAAAGTTCAATGCTCGTAGCTCCTGCCTTACAAGTAGAGCCACAACATCAAGTATTAGATGCTTGTGCTGCTCCTGGAGGAAAGACAGGGCATATTGCTAGTTATTTAGATGCCACTCAAGGAGGAAAAGTAACAGCGTTAGATATTCACCAACATAAATGTGAATTAATTGAAGAAACTGCAGCACGCCTTCACGTCACAGATCGTGTGACTGCACAAACGTTAGATGCTCGAAAAGTTGGAGATACTTTTGCAAAAGAAAGTTTTGATCGTATTTTAGTGGATGCACCTTGTTCTGGCCTTGGGTTGATGCGAAGAAAGCCAGATATTAAATACAGTAAATCTATTACTGATTTATCACGTTTATCTACGATTCAATTACAAATTTTAAATGCCTGCGCTCCTTGTTTAAAACAAGGTGGAATTATGGTATATAGTACATGTACAATTAATAAAGAAGAAAATGAAGCAGTGGTTACTCAATTTTTAAAAGAACATCCGGAGTTTACGCTAATTCCTGTTCAAGGAGCAGAATCGATTCCAGCTTCTGTCCATCCATTAGGAGTAACGATATTGCCTCATCAATATCATACGGATGGCTTCTTTATTAGTTGCCTACAAAAATCCAAATAA
- the pknB gene encoding Stk1 family PASTA domain-containing Ser/Thr kinase has translation MMEVGQKINGRYEIIRGIGSGGMAKVYLAYDLILNREVAVKILRFDFQNDPKALQRFQREALAASEIVHPNVVEIYDIGEDHGLQYIVMEYVKGTDLKTYIYENAPISFDKAVDIMQQILSAVAVAHQHRIIHRDLKPQNILINGAGECKITDFGIAVALSETSITQTSTLLGSVHYLSPEQARGANAIPQSDIYALGIILYELLTGKVPFDGESAVSIALKHFQEEIPSVRKVNPNIPQALENVIFKATAKDPNERYRSVNEMSEDLSTVLSATRVNEPVFLTKKEQAELAQKKQAEKEKEQQKEVEPPKQETKKKKKKKKKRKWWLWVLLLLLLLGVGSFFLQPKTSVPDLTGKSVNEAEQILQKQHLKIDDVEYEFDSSIPKNHVIRTKPKEGTTVKRYKKVLLIVSRGTESYTMKNVLGQNIDDVVASLENDGWNKKDIEITKCLNSTFDKNMIFEQEPSAQTKLTVGKDKISLLVSVGSSGLPLEDMSGWSQSEVEQYLSRNGLHVIWKYEPSNKEKGTVLRQEPSSNTDMSIGDSVVVTLASDKETSSGNSYEGTPASENRPQSEAPVNPTTPSSTPASEAPAVSEEHTPESTQQSAPTEAPAVEPNNGASEAPAVENTNH, from the coding sequence ATAATGGAAGTAGGACAAAAGATTAATGGTCGTTATGAAATTATCCGTGGAATTGGTAGCGGTGGAATGGCTAAAGTTTATTTAGCTTATGATTTAATTTTAAATCGAGAAGTCGCAGTAAAAATTTTGCGTTTTGACTTTCAAAATGATCCTAAAGCGTTGCAGCGTTTTCAAAGAGAAGCTTTGGCAGCAAGTGAAATTGTCCATCCAAATGTGGTAGAGATTTATGATATTGGTGAAGACCACGGCTTGCAATACATTGTTATGGAATACGTCAAAGGAACAGACTTAAAAACTTATATCTACGAAAATGCACCGATTTCTTTTGATAAAGCAGTAGATATTATGCAACAAATTCTATCTGCTGTAGCAGTTGCTCACCAACATCGCATTATCCACCGTGATTTAAAACCACAAAACATTTTAATTAACGGTGCAGGAGAATGTAAAATTACTGACTTTGGAATTGCAGTAGCTCTTTCGGAAACTTCCATTACGCAAACAAGCACGTTATTAGGTTCTGTCCATTATTTATCTCCAGAACAAGCCAGAGGAGCGAATGCGATACCACAGTCTGATATTTATGCATTAGGAATTATTTTATATGAGCTTTTGACAGGGAAGGTTCCTTTTGATGGAGAGTCTGCGGTTTCGATTGCTTTGAAACACTTCCAAGAAGAAATTCCTTCTGTTCGTAAGGTAAACCCTAACATTCCGCAAGCGTTAGAAAATGTAATTTTTAAAGCGACAGCGAAAGATCCAAATGAACGCTATCGAAGTGTCAATGAAATGTCCGAAGATTTAAGTACAGTTCTTTCAGCGACTCGTGTTAATGAGCCTGTCTTTTTAACTAAAAAAGAACAAGCTGAATTAGCACAGAAAAAACAAGCAGAAAAAGAAAAAGAACAACAAAAAGAAGTAGAACCACCAAAACAAGAAACAAAAAAGAAAAAGAAGAAGAAAAAGAAACGCAAATGGTGGTTATGGGTGTTACTTCTCCTTCTTTTATTGGGTGTAGGCTCCTTCTTTTTACAACCAAAAACTTCAGTGCCTGATTTAACTGGAAAATCAGTAAATGAAGCGGAACAAATTTTACAAAAACAACATTTGAAAATTGACGATGTCGAATATGAATTTGATTCTTCGATTCCAAAAAATCATGTCATTCGAACAAAACCAAAAGAAGGAACGACGGTAAAACGTTATAAAAAAGTTCTGTTGATTGTTAGTCGAGGTACTGAAAGTTATACGATGAAAAATGTTTTAGGACAAAATATCGATGATGTAGTGGCCTCTTTAGAAAATGATGGTTGGAATAAAAAAGATATTGAAATTACCAAATGTTTGAATAGTACTTTTGATAAAAATATGATCTTTGAGCAAGAACCAAGCGCACAAACAAAATTGACAGTAGGAAAAGATAAAATTTCTCTTCTTGTCAGTGTTGGATCTTCAGGATTACCTTTAGAAGATATGTCTGGTTGGAGTCAAAGTGAAGTAGAACAATATTTAAGTCGTAATGGTCTACATGTCATTTGGAAATATGAACCAAGTAATAAAGAAAAAGGAACCGTTCTTCGTCAAGAGCCAAGTTCAAATACAGATATGAGTATTGGTGATTCTGTAGTTGTTACTTTAGCAAGTGACAAAGAAACAAGTAGTGGAAACTCTTATGAAGGAACGCCTGCTTCAGAAAATCGACCACAATCTGAAGCACCAGTAAATCCAACAACGCCATCTTCTACTCCGGCATCTGAGGCGCCAGCGGTAAGTGAGGAACATACTCCAGAGTCTACACAACAAAGTGCTCCTACAGAAGCACCGGCAGTAGAACCAAATAATGGTGCATCCGAGGCACCAGCAGTAGAAAATACAAATCATTAA